In Tursiops truncatus isolate mTurTru1 chromosome X, mTurTru1.mat.Y, whole genome shotgun sequence, the following proteins share a genomic window:
- the PLAC1 gene encoding placenta-specific protein 1: MKVFNLIGGLVFLTSVFLACSGENPITVLCSIDWFMVTVHPYMLNNDVYVHFHELHLGLGCPANHVQPYAYQFTYRVAECGITAKAVSQDVVLYRTELHYAPKHTSSKYVIPVSCTAPQRSPWFTMPCSREVASEGAITTRDGETCYEVFTSSQSSQRPNRDCPPCVFNEEGQTQGPHHQAEA; encoded by the coding sequence ATGAAAGTTTTCAACTTGATAGGAGGGCTAGTCTTCCTCACCTCTGTGTTTTTGGCCTGTTCGGGAGAAAATCCGATAACTGTACTGTGCTCCATAGACTGGTTCATGGTCACCGTACACCCCTACATGTTGAACAATGACGTATATGTGCACTTTCATGAGTTACACTTGGGACTGGGTTGCCCTGCCAACCATGTTCAGCCCTATGCCTACCAGTTCACCTACCGTGTCGCGGAATGTGGCATCACGGCCAAGGCAGTCTCTCAGGACGTGGTTCTCTACAGAACCGAGCTGCACTATGCTCCCAAGCATACGTCGTCTAAGTACGTGATCCCAGTGTCCTGCACTGCCCCCCAACGTTCCCCGTGGTTCACGATGCCCTGCTCCAGGGAAGTAGCCAGCGAGGGAGCCATCACAACCCGGGATGGTGAGACATGCTATGAGGTGTTCACCTCGTCACAGTCCAGCCAAAGGCCCAACCGTGATTGTCCGCCTTGTGTCTTCAACGAGGAAGGGCAGACgcagggcccacatcaccaagcaGAGGCTTAG